The Streptomyces sp. HSG2 genome has a segment encoding these proteins:
- a CDS encoding DUF3558 family protein translates to MSEGTMQRRAQRDQRARPEPGAATPSRTPALTRRSRALVGAFAVPAMLLAAGCSSESGSDTDSAKAASQGTSASPSPTVRAAVYGALPEACSVVPEKTLEDLVPEGDSSGKEGSSNDTAYRASCSWDSLDDEGVDGSQFRWLNVSLLRFDSDIARGPGDELAQEYYDKQVEDAQSVDGAEKTETEALSDLGDVATAIGYDLEKDEGDFTQRTVVVRAENVVVTVDYNGAGLAGGDTPDADALTKGARQAAEDAVAAVAAVAAAGEKDSDAKDTDEKEPSPSASEETSASPSASPSDEG, encoded by the coding sequence ATGAGTGAAGGAACCATGCAGCGACGAGCCCAGCGAGACCAGCGCGCCCGGCCCGAACCGGGAGCGGCCACTCCGTCCCGGACGCCGGCGCTCACCCGCCGGAGCCGCGCCCTTGTCGGAGCGTTCGCCGTGCCCGCGATGCTGCTGGCCGCCGGCTGCTCCTCCGAGTCCGGCTCCGACACGGACAGCGCGAAGGCCGCGAGCCAGGGGACCTCGGCGAGCCCGTCCCCCACGGTCCGCGCGGCCGTGTACGGGGCGCTCCCGGAGGCCTGTTCCGTCGTGCCGGAGAAGACTCTGGAGGACCTGGTGCCCGAGGGGGACTCCTCCGGCAAGGAAGGATCCTCCAACGACACCGCGTATCGGGCCAGTTGCTCCTGGGACAGCCTGGACGACGAGGGCGTGGACGGCTCGCAGTTCCGCTGGCTGAACGTCTCCCTGCTCCGCTTCGACTCCGACATCGCCCGCGGGCCCGGGGACGAGTTGGCGCAGGAGTACTACGACAAACAGGTGGAAGACGCCCAGTCGGTGGACGGTGCCGAGAAGACCGAGACGGAGGCGCTCTCCGACCTGGGTGACGTCGCCACGGCGATCGGCTACGACCTGGAAAAGGACGAGGGCGACTTCACTCAGCGGACGGTCGTGGTGCGCGCCGAGAACGTGGTGGTGACCGTCGACTACAACGGCGCCGGCCTCGCGGGCGGCGACACCCCGGACGCCGACGCCCTGACGAAGGGCGCTCGGCAGGCCGCGGAGGACGCGGTCGCCGCGGTCGCCGCGGTCGCCGCCGCCGGGGAGAAGGACTCCGACGCCAAGGACACCGACGAGAAGGAGCCCTCGCCCTCGGCCTCCGAGGAGACCTCCGCCTCGCCGTCCGCTTCCCCCTCGGACGAGGGCTGA
- a CDS encoding tectonin domain-containing protein has protein sequence MAHWKQINGALVRISAGSRSNVWGVNAAGNIYRFTNNDASPWVQVPGALTDIGAAADGTVWGVNAAGNIYRYTGDQGAGHWKQINGALVRISAGSRSNVWGVNAAGNIYRFTNNDASPWVQVPGALTDIGAAADGTVWGVNAAGNIYRYTGDQDCGHWKQISGGLKAISAGSRSNVWGVNAAGNIYRFTNNDASPWVQVPGALTDIGAAADGTVWGVNAAGNIYRYTGDLPG, from the coding sequence ATGGCTCACTGGAAGCAGATCAATGGGGCGTTGGTGCGGATCTCGGCGGGTTCGCGGTCGAATGTCTGGGGGGTGAACGCGGCGGGGAACATCTACCGTTTCACCAACAACGACGCGAGTCCGTGGGTGCAGGTGCCGGGGGCGTTGACGGACATCGGCGCGGCGGCCGACGGCACGGTGTGGGGGGTGAACGCGGCGGGCAACATCTACCGCTACACCGGCGACCAAGGCGCCGGCCACTGGAAGCAGATCAATGGGGCGTTGGTGCGGATCTCGGCGGGTTCGCGGTCGAATGTCTGGGGGGTGAACGCGGCGGGGAACATCTACCGTTTCACCAACAACGACGCGAGTCCGTGGGTGCAGGTGCCGGGGGCGTTGACGGACATCGGCGCGGCGGCCGACGGCACGGTGTGGGGGGTGAACGCGGCGGGCAACATCTACCGCTACACCGGTGATCAGGACTGCGGCCACTGGAAGCAGATCAGCGGTGGGCTCAAGGCGATCTCGGCGGGTTCGCGGTCGAATGTCTGGGGGGTGAACGCGGCGGGGAACATCTACCGTTTCACCAACAACGACGCGAGTCCGTGGGTGCAGGTGCCGGGGGCGTTGACGGACATCGGCGCGGCGGCCGACGGCACGGTGTGGGGGGTGAACGCGGCGGGCAACATCTACCGCTACACCGGCGACCTGCCCGGCTGA
- the lysS gene encoding lysine--tRNA ligase: MPTVAQSTDTTDWVSRFADQVIAESERRAPGKPVVVASGLSPSGPIHLGNLREVMTPHLVADEIRRRGHRVRHLISWDDYDRFRKVPNGVPGVDPSWSEHIGRPLTSVPAPKGSAHPNWAEHFRSAMVAALAELGVEFDGISQTERYTSGAYREQVLHAMRHRLDIDAVLARYRTRQRSSPKPSRKPVDEAESEAVEGSGAASEDDGGSGTAGYFPYKPYCGNCEKDLTTVSAYDDDSTEMTYGCEACGFSETVRLDEFDRGKLVWKVDWPMRWAHEGVIFEPSGVDHSSPGSSFQVGGQIVGIFGGEQPIGPMYAFVGISGMAKMSSSRGGVPTPADALRIMEPQLLRWLYARRRPNQSFKIAFDQEIQRLYDEWDRLDARVADGGALPADLAAYSRAVRTAGTELPRTPRPLPYRTLASVADVTAGDRDQALRILAQLDPADPPTTLEDVRPRYDRAEAWINTYVPTDQRTVVREEPDAALLASLGEGDRASLRLLLDGLAEHWSPEGLGHLVYGVPKVRAGFSADATPKELPPEIKAAQRSFFALLYHLLVGRDTGPRLPTLLLAVGQERVRTLLGA, from the coding sequence GTGCCGACCGTGGCTCAGAGCACCGATACGACCGACTGGGTCTCCCGTTTCGCGGACCAGGTCATCGCCGAGTCGGAGCGTCGGGCCCCGGGCAAACCGGTCGTCGTCGCCTCCGGGCTCTCGCCGTCGGGCCCCATCCACCTGGGCAACCTGCGGGAGGTCATGACGCCGCACCTGGTCGCCGACGAGATCCGCCGCCGCGGACACCGGGTGCGGCACCTGATCTCCTGGGACGACTACGACCGCTTCCGCAAGGTCCCCAACGGCGTCCCGGGCGTCGACCCGTCCTGGAGCGAGCACATCGGCAGGCCGCTGACCTCGGTCCCGGCGCCGAAGGGGTCGGCCCACCCGAACTGGGCTGAGCACTTCCGGTCCGCGATGGTGGCGGCGCTGGCCGAGCTGGGCGTCGAGTTCGACGGCATCAGCCAGACCGAGCGGTACACCTCGGGTGCCTACCGTGAGCAGGTCCTGCACGCCATGCGTCACCGCCTCGACATCGACGCGGTGCTCGCCCGATACCGGACCAGGCAGCGGTCGTCGCCCAAGCCGTCCCGCAAGCCGGTCGACGAGGCCGAGTCGGAGGCCGTCGAGGGTTCCGGCGCGGCGAGCGAGGACGACGGCGGCTCGGGCACCGCCGGGTACTTCCCGTACAAGCCGTACTGCGGCAACTGCGAGAAGGACCTCACGACGGTCAGCGCCTACGACGACGACTCCACCGAGATGACCTACGGCTGCGAGGCCTGCGGTTTCTCGGAGACGGTCCGGCTCGACGAGTTCGACCGGGGCAAGCTGGTCTGGAAGGTGGACTGGCCGATGCGGTGGGCCCACGAGGGCGTGATCTTCGAACCGAGCGGTGTCGATCACTCGTCCCCCGGCTCCTCCTTCCAGGTCGGTGGGCAGATCGTCGGCATCTTCGGCGGCGAGCAGCCGATCGGGCCGATGTACGCCTTCGTGGGCATCAGCGGCATGGCGAAGATGTCCTCCTCCCGGGGTGGGGTGCCGACGCCCGCGGACGCGCTCAGGATCATGGAGCCGCAGCTGTTGCGCTGGCTGTACGCCCGGCGTCGGCCCAACCAGTCCTTCAAGATCGCTTTCGATCAGGAGATCCAACGGCTGTACGACGAGTGGGACCGCCTCGACGCCAGGGTCGCCGACGGCGGCGCCCTGCCCGCCGACCTCGCCGCGTACTCCCGCGCGGTGCGCACCGCCGGGACCGAGCTGCCCCGCACTCCGCGTCCGCTGCCCTACCGGACCCTGGCCTCCGTCGCCGACGTCACGGCCGGGGACCGGGATCAGGCGCTGCGCATCCTCGCGCAGTTGGACCCGGCGGACCCGCCGACCACGCTCGAGGACGTCCGGCCCAGGTACGACCGGGCCGAGGCGTGGATCAACACCTACGTTCCGACCGACCAGCGCACCGTCGTGCGAGAGGAGCCCGACGCGGCGCTGCTGGCGTCGTTGGGCGAGGGCGACCGCGCGTCGCTCCGGCTGCTCCTTGACGGCCTCGCCGAGCACTGGTCCCCCGAAGGGCTCGGCCATCTCGTCTACGGCGTGCCGAAGGTCCGGGCCGGCTTCTCCGCCGACGCCACTCCCAAGGAGCTGCCGCCGGAGATCAAGGCCGCTCAGCGGTCCTTCTTCGCCCTGCTCTACCACCTGCTCGTCGGTCGGGACACCGGCCCGCGCCTGCCGACGCTGCTGCTGGCGGTGGGGCAGGAGCGGGTGCGGACACTCCTGGGGGCCTGA
- the argS gene encoding arginine--tRNA ligase: MASVTPLSDSVRQRLASALQVVRPETAADPLLRRSDRADYQANGILALAKRTGGNPRELAAEVAARVATGEPIGGIEVSGPGFLNITVTDRAIVETLAGRHADDTGRLGVPRAERSGTTVVDYAQPNVAKEMHVGHLRSAVIGDSVIRLLEFTGETVIRRHHIGDWGTQFGMLIQYLNEHPHELDHRSGQDGPASGEEAMSNLDRLYKAARELFDADEEFRTRARGRVVDLQAGDPDTLAVWQRFVDESKIYFFSVFEKLDMELRDPDIVGESGYNDMLADTCRLLEESGVAVRSEGALCVFFDDVKGPDGNPVPLIVRKSDGGYGYAATDLSAIRDRVHRLGADSLLYVVDARQSLHFRMVFETARRAGWLKDGVKVAQLAFGTVLGKDGKPFKTREGETVKLVNLLDEAVERASAVVREKSPGLTEEEIAERGAQVGIGAVKYADLSTSASRDYKFDLDQMVSLNGDTSVYLQYAYARVRSILRKAGEARPVPHPELELEAPERALGLHLDAFAATVAEAAEEYAPHKLTAYLYQLASLYTAFYDKCPVLKAGTPERVANRLFLCDVTARTLRQGMTLLGIRTPERL; this comes from the coding sequence ATGGCCTCGGTCACGCCCCTCAGCGACTCCGTCCGGCAGCGGCTCGCTTCCGCCCTCCAGGTCGTCCGACCGGAGACGGCGGCGGACCCGCTCCTGCGCCGCAGCGACCGCGCGGACTACCAGGCCAACGGCATCCTCGCGCTCGCCAAGCGGACCGGGGGCAACCCGCGCGAGTTGGCCGCCGAGGTGGCCGCGCGTGTGGCCACGGGCGAGCCGATCGGCGGGATCGAGGTGTCAGGCCCCGGCTTCCTCAACATCACCGTCACCGACCGCGCGATCGTCGAGACGCTGGCCGGGCGCCACGCCGACGACACGGGCCGGCTCGGCGTGCCGCGCGCCGAGCGCTCCGGCACGACGGTCGTCGACTACGCCCAGCCGAACGTCGCCAAGGAGATGCACGTCGGCCACCTGCGGTCGGCGGTGATCGGTGACTCGGTGATCCGGCTGCTGGAGTTCACCGGCGAGACGGTCATCCGGCGCCACCACATCGGCGACTGGGGCACCCAATTCGGCATGCTCATCCAGTATCTGAACGAGCACCCGCACGAGTTGGACCACCGGTCCGGCCAGGACGGGCCCGCCTCCGGCGAGGAGGCCATGTCCAATCTCGACCGGCTGTACAAGGCCGCCCGTGAACTCTTCGACGCCGACGAGGAGTTCCGCACCCGGGCCCGGGGGCGGGTCGTCGACCTCCAGGCCGGCGACCCGGACACGCTGGCCGTCTGGCAGCGGTTCGTCGACGAATCGAAGATCTACTTCTTCTCCGTCTTCGAGAAGCTGGACATGGAGCTCCGCGACCCCGACATCGTCGGCGAGTCCGGCTACAACGACATGCTCGCCGACACCTGCCGCCTCCTGGAGGAATCGGGCGTGGCCGTGCGCTCGGAGGGCGCGCTGTGCGTGTTCTTCGACGACGTGAAGGGACCGGACGGCAACCCGGTCCCCCTGATCGTGCGGAAGTCCGACGGAGGCTACGGCTACGCGGCGACCGACCTGTCGGCCATCCGGGACCGCGTCCACCGACTCGGCGCCGACTCCCTGCTCTACGTGGTGGACGCCCGCCAGTCCCTGCACTTCCGGATGGTCTTCGAGACCGCGCGCCGGGCCGGTTGGCTGAAGGACGGCGTCAAAGTGGCCCAGCTCGCCTTCGGCACCGTCCTCGGCAAGGACGGCAAGCCCTTCAAGACACGCGAGGGCGAGACGGTCAAGCTCGTGAACCTCCTGGACGAGGCCGTGGAGCGCGCCTCGGCCGTCGTCCGGGAGAAGTCCCCGGGCCTGACCGAGGAGGAGATCGCCGAGCGCGGGGCCCAGGTGGGCATCGGCGCCGTGAAGTACGCGGACCTGTCGACCTCGGCGAGCCGGGACTACAAGTTCGACCTCGACCAGATGGTCTCGCTCAACGGCGACACGTCCGTCTACCTTCAGTACGCGTACGCCCGCGTCCGGTCCATCCTGCGCAAGGCGGGCGAGGCCCGGCCGGTCCCGCACCCGGAGCTGGAGCTGGAGGCACCCGAGCGCGCCCTCGGCCTCCACCTGGACGCCTTCGCCGCGACCGTCGCCGAGGCGGCCGAGGAGTACGCCCCTCACAAGCTGACCGCCTACCTATACCAACTCGCTTCGCTGTACACGGCGTTCTACGACAAGTGCCCCGTGCTCAAGGCCGGGACGCCCGAGCGGGTGGCCAACCGGCTGTTCCTCTGCGATGTCACGGCCCGGACGCTGCGCCAGGGCATGACCCTGCTCGGCATCCGGACGCCCGAGCGTCTCTGA
- the hemB gene encoding porphobilinogen synthase: protein MTTYGSFPGTRPRRLRSTPVMRRMVAETRLRPADLILPAFVREGVSEPVPIGSMPGVVQHTRDTLRRAAAEAVASGVSGIMLFGVPAEEKKDAEGTAGTDPDGILQQALRDVRSEVGDDLLVMSDLCLDEFTDHGHCGVLDKRGGVDNDATLERYAEMARAQAEAGAHVLGPSGMMDGQVGHVRAALDRVGREDVAILAYGAKYASAFYGPFREAVGSSLSGDRRTYQQDPANAREALREVALDVAEGADMVMVKPAGPYLDILARVADAVDVPVAAYQISGEYAMIEAAAEKGWIDRDQAIMEALTGIKRAGARIILTYWATEVARRLAG, encoded by the coding sequence ATGACGACGTACGGTTCCTTTCCCGGCACCCGCCCTCGGCGGCTGCGGTCCACCCCCGTCATGCGTCGGATGGTGGCCGAGACCCGGCTGCGCCCCGCCGACCTGATTCTTCCGGCCTTCGTCCGCGAGGGCGTGAGCGAGCCGGTGCCGATCGGATCGATGCCGGGGGTCGTGCAGCACACCCGCGACACCCTGCGTCGGGCCGCCGCGGAGGCGGTGGCGTCCGGGGTTTCCGGGATCATGCTCTTCGGGGTCCCGGCGGAGGAGAAGAAGGACGCGGAGGGCACGGCGGGCACCGACCCGGACGGGATCCTGCAACAGGCCTTGCGGGACGTGCGGTCCGAGGTCGGCGACGACCTGCTCGTCATGTCCGACCTGTGTCTGGACGAGTTCACCGATCACGGTCACTGCGGGGTCCTCGACAAGCGGGGCGGTGTCGACAACGACGCCACCCTGGAGCGGTACGCGGAGATGGCCCGGGCGCAGGCCGAGGCGGGTGCGCACGTGTTGGGTCCCAGCGGCATGATGGACGGTCAGGTCGGTCACGTCCGCGCGGCGTTGGATCGAGTCGGCCGTGAGGACGTCGCGATCCTCGCCTACGGCGCCAAGTACGCCTCCGCGTTCTACGGGCCGTTCCGCGAGGCGGTGGGCTCCTCGTTGAGCGGGGATCGCCGGACCTACCAGCAGGACCCGGCCAACGCGCGGGAGGCGCTGCGGGAGGTGGCGCTGGACGTCGCCGAGGGCGCGGACATGGTGATGGTCAAGCCGGCCGGCCCCTACCTGGACATCCTGGCCAGAGTGGCCGATGCCGTGGACGTGCCGGTCGCCGCGTACCAGATCTCGGGCGAGTACGCCATGATCGAGGCCGCCGCCGAGAAGGGGTGGATCGACCGGGACCAGGCGATCATGGAGGCGTTGACGGGCATCAAGCGGGCCGGCGCGCGGATCATCCTGACCTACTGGGCCACCGAGGTGGCGCGCCGGCTCGCCGGCTGA
- a CDS encoding uroporphyrinogen-III synthase, translated as MSPTTLPAVGPEHGHVTFLGAGPGDPGLLTLRAVEALAHADVVVAEHEVLDVVRTHARRGVAEVLTDAEQTASTAPQLTVVDSVPKAAGTPSARDAAHLVMEAARGGRRVVRAVSGDPGLDTHAADEMLACAAAGVPFEVVPGIATGVGVPAYAGVPLSDAAGTDVRFLDAGSASERCWAEIGASDGTVVVSTTLDAVAAAAGELVAAGRKPDTPLTVTIAGTTTRQRTWSATLGTIGQTLKQTKALPSPEGGRPAIAVVGERGTTARRDQLSWFESKPLFGWKVLVPRTKEQAASLSDRLRSYGAVPHEVPTIAVEPPRTPQQMERAVKGLVTGRYEWIAFTSVNAVKAVREKFEEYGLDARAFAGIKVAAVGDQTAKALIAFGVKPDLVPGGEQSAAGLLEDWPPYDPVFDPIDRVFLPRADIATETLVAGLIELGWEVDDVTAYRTVRASPPPAPTREAIKGGGFDAVLFTSSSTVRNLVGIAGKPHNVTVIACIGPATAKTAEEHGLRVDVMAPEPSVLRLAEALADFGADRRAAAIEAGDPVTRPSERRPGSRRRRSTTT; from the coding sequence GTGAGCCCCACCACCCTTCCCGCCGTCGGTCCGGAACACGGGCACGTCACCTTCCTCGGTGCCGGACCCGGGGATCCGGGACTGCTGACCCTGCGCGCCGTGGAGGCGCTGGCGCACGCGGATGTCGTCGTCGCCGAGCACGAGGTGCTGGACGTCGTCCGCACCCACGCCCGGCGTGGCGTCGCCGAGGTGTTGACCGACGCGGAGCAAACCGCCTCGACCGCACCGCAGTTGACGGTCGTCGACAGCGTTCCGAAGGCCGCCGGCACCCCCTCGGCGAGGGATGCCGCACATCTTGTCATGGAGGCCGCGCGAGGAGGCAGGCGGGTGGTGCGAGCGGTCTCCGGGGACCCCGGACTCGACACCCACGCCGCCGACGAGATGTTGGCCTGCGCCGCCGCCGGGGTGCCCTTCGAGGTGGTCCCGGGTATCGCCACCGGCGTCGGAGTGCCCGCGTACGCGGGGGTGCCGCTGAGCGACGCCGCCGGGACGGACGTGCGCTTCCTGGACGCCGGTTCGGCCTCGGAGCGGTGTTGGGCGGAGATCGGTGCCTCCGACGGCACGGTCGTCGTCTCCACGACGTTGGACGCGGTCGCCGCGGCCGCCGGAGAGTTGGTCGCGGCCGGTCGCAAGCCGGACACTCCGCTGACGGTCACCATCGCGGGCACGACCACCCGGCAGCGCACCTGGAGCGCCACGCTCGGGACCATCGGGCAGACGCTGAAGCAGACCAAGGCGCTGCCGTCGCCGGAAGGCGGCCGGCCCGCCATAGCCGTGGTCGGTGAACGGGGCACCACCGCCCGTCGCGACCAGCTGTCCTGGTTCGAGTCCAAGCCGCTGTTCGGGTGGAAGGTCCTGGTGCCGCGGACGAAGGAGCAGGCGGCGTCGCTCTCCGACCGGCTGCGTTCCTACGGCGCGGTGCCGCACGAGGTGCCGACCATCGCCGTGGAGCCGCCCCGGACGCCGCAGCAGATGGAGCGCGCCGTCAAGGGCCTGGTCACCGGGCGCTACGAGTGGATCGCGTTCACCTCGGTCAACGCGGTCAAGGCGGTCCGCGAGAAGTTCGAGGAGTACGGGCTCGACGCCCGTGCCTTCGCCGGGATCAAGGTCGCCGCCGTCGGCGACCAGACGGCCAAGGCGTTGATCGCCTTCGGCGTGAAGCCGGACCTGGTGCCCGGCGGCGAGCAGTCGGCCGCCGGTCTGCTGGAGGACTGGCCGCCGTACGACCCCGTCTTCGACCCCATCGACCGGGTGTTCCTGCCCCGGGCCGACATCGCCACGGAGACGCTCGTGGCGGGGCTGATCGAGCTGGGGTGGGAGGTCGACGACGTCACCGCCTACCGTACGGTGCGCGCCTCGCCGCCGCCGGCGCCGACCCGAGAGGCGATCAAGGGCGGCGGGTTCGACGCCGTGCTGTTCACCTCCTCCTCCACGGTGCGGAACCTCGTCGGCATCGCGGGCAAGCCGCACAACGTCACCGTGATCGCCTGCATCGGTCCGGCGACCGCCAAGACCGCCGAGGAACACGGCCTGCGGGTCGACGTGATGGCTCCCGAGCCGTCCGTGTTGCGGCTCGCTGAGGCGCTGGCCGACTTCGGCGCCGATCGCCGGGCGGCGGCGATCGAGGCGGGGGACCCGGTGACGCGGCCCAGTGAGCGTCGGCCGGGATCGCGAAGACGACGGTCCACCACGACCTGA
- the hemC gene encoding hydroxymethylbilane synthase, with product MTEKALRLGTRRSKLAMAQSRQVADAVSRVTGRPVELVEITTYGDVSREHLAQIGGTGVFVAALREALLRGEIDFAVHSLKDLPTAPHDDLVVAAVPKREDPRDVIVARDALKLTELAAASRSGVARIGTGAPRRMAQLNAYARAHDLRLETVPIRGNVDTRIGYVRDGQLDAVVLAAAGLHRIGRIDEATDFLSVDTVLPAPGQGALAIECGAGRDARDSALVAALGALDDPLTRAAVTAERALLAALEAGCSAPVGALADLPPLSAPLERGETRADERTVKEMRLRGVVGTTDGSTLVQLSTTATVPDTHEAAQALGRELATEMLARGAAGLMGERAL from the coding sequence ATGACGGAGAAGGCACTGAGGCTGGGGACGCGGCGGAGCAAGCTCGCCATGGCCCAGTCCCGGCAGGTGGCCGACGCGGTGAGCCGGGTGACCGGGCGCCCCGTCGAGCTGGTCGAGATCACCACGTACGGCGACGTCTCGCGCGAGCACCTGGCGCAGATCGGTGGCACGGGTGTGTTCGTGGCGGCGCTGCGCGAGGCCCTGCTGCGCGGCGAGATCGACTTCGCCGTGCACTCGCTCAAGGACCTGCCGACCGCGCCCCACGACGACCTGGTGGTGGCGGCCGTCCCGAAGCGGGAGGACCCCCGGGACGTGATCGTCGCCCGGGACGCGCTGAAGCTCACCGAACTGGCCGCCGCGTCGCGCTCGGGCGTCGCCCGGATCGGCACCGGCGCGCCCCGGCGGATGGCGCAGTTGAACGCGTACGCCCGCGCCCACGACCTGCGGCTGGAGACGGTCCCGATCCGGGGCAACGTCGACACCCGCATCGGATACGTCCGTGACGGACAGCTGGACGCGGTCGTGCTGGCCGCCGCCGGACTGCACCGGATCGGCCGCATCGACGAGGCGACCGACTTCCTGTCGGTCGACACCGTTCTGCCCGCCCCCGGCCAGGGGGCGTTGGCGATCGAGTGCGGGGCCGGGCGTGATGCCCGGGACTCCGCGCTGGTCGCGGCGCTCGGCGCACTGGACGACCCGCTCACGCGGGCCGCCGTGACGGCCGAGCGTGCCCTGCTCGCGGCACTGGAGGCCGGCTGCAGCGCCCCTGTGGGCGCCTTGGCCGACCTTCCTCCCCTCTCGGCTCCGTTGGAGCGGGGGGAGACGCGTGCCGACGAGCGGACTGTCAAGGAAATGCGCCTGCGCGGCGTCGTCGGCACCACCGACGGCTCGACGCTGGTGCAGCTGTCCACCACCGCAACCGTGCCCGACACACACGAGGCGGCACAGGCTCTCGGTCGCGAACTCGCCACCGAGATGCTCGCCCGGGGCGCGGCCGGTCTGATGGGGGAGCGAGCGCTGTGA
- a CDS encoding glutamyl-tRNA reductase, translated as MSLLVVGLSHRSAPVSLLERASLSVEARAALVRDTVAAGPATEAAVLATCNRIELYADVDKFHAGVAELSTLLSRHSGLGIDELTPHLYVHYEDRAVHHLFSVACGLDSMVVGEGQVIGQLKDCLARAQELHTAGRLLNDLFQQALRVGKRAHSETGIDRAGQSLVTFGLERLSDTGDARTWVRGKRALVIGAGSMSSLAAATLARAGVAEIVVANRTAERARRLAALVEDEYGRRGEGDAGRDVAARAVPMESVPFELSRADIAVSCTGATGLVLSADDIAEAVAGRSGFTGPVEDGETRGGEGPAPSSSAPTHETPETPGGCPLDLPPAPRGGFSVLGEAAVAGMDAATLEQHAAWVAGGTAVDRPRGAEAEADLISALATTVADTGRIPERRRPGAVAEAERPEPVLFLLDLAMPRDVDAAAHRLPGVRLVDIESLAEASADAPMAADVDQVRRIVADEVTAFGAAQRAAHITPTVVALRSMAADVVAGEIARLDGRLPGLDARHRAEITQTVRRVVDKLLHAPTVRVKQLAAEPGGAGYADALRTLFDLDPETVASVSRAATSTEKNRGPA; from the coding sequence ATGAGCCTCCTGGTCGTCGGGCTGAGTCACCGCAGTGCCCCGGTCAGCCTGTTGGAACGCGCTTCGCTGAGTGTGGAGGCGCGGGCCGCGCTGGTGCGGGACACCGTGGCCGCCGGGCCCGCCACCGAAGCGGCGGTCCTGGCCACCTGCAACCGGATCGAGTTGTACGCCGACGTGGACAAGTTCCACGCCGGTGTGGCCGAGCTGTCCACGTTGCTGTCCCGGCACAGCGGCCTCGGCATCGACGAACTCACCCCCCATCTCTACGTGCACTACGAGGACCGGGCCGTCCACCACCTGTTCTCGGTGGCCTGCGGGCTGGACTCGATGGTCGTCGGCGAGGGCCAGGTCATCGGGCAGCTCAAGGACTGCCTGGCCCGGGCTCAGGAGCTGCACACCGCCGGGCGGCTGCTCAACGACCTGTTCCAGCAGGCGTTGCGGGTCGGCAAGCGCGCGCACTCCGAGACCGGCATAGACCGGGCTGGGCAGTCCCTGGTCACCTTCGGCCTGGAGCGACTCTCCGACACCGGCGACGCGCGGACCTGGGTTCGCGGCAAGCGGGCCCTGGTGATCGGCGCGGGGTCGATGTCGTCGCTGGCCGCCGCCACGCTGGCACGGGCCGGGGTCGCCGAGATCGTCGTGGCCAACCGGACGGCGGAACGCGCCCGCAGACTCGCCGCCCTGGTCGAGGACGAGTACGGACGCCGCGGTGAAGGCGACGCCGGCCGGGACGTGGCCGCCCGCGCGGTACCGATGGAGTCGGTGCCGTTCGAGCTGTCACGTGCCGACATCGCCGTCTCCTGCACCGGGGCGACGGGCCTGGTGCTGAGCGCCGACGACATCGCCGAGGCCGTGGCGGGGCGTTCGGGCTTCACCGGACCGGTCGAGGACGGCGAGACGCGCGGCGGGGAAGGCCCCGCCCCGTCTTCCTCCGCCCCGACGCACGAGACACCCGAAACGCCCGGCGGTTGTCCGCTGGACCTGCCCCCGGCTCCGAGAGGCGGGTTCTCCGTGCTCGGCGAGGCCGCCGTCGCGGGCATGGACGCCGCCACCCTGGAGCAGCACGCCGCGTGGGTCGCCGGAGGGACCGCCGTGGACCGCCCCCGGGGCGCCGAGGCGGAGGCCGACCTGATCAGCGCCCTGGCCACGACGGTGGCCGACACCGGCCGGATCCCCGAGCGCAGACGGCCGGGGGCGGTGGCCGAGGCCGAGCGGCCGGAACCGGTGCTCTTCCTGCTCGACCTGGCGATGCCGCGCGATGTCGACGCGGCGGCCCACCGGCTGCCCGGGGTACGGCTGGTGGACATCGAGTCGCTCGCCGAGGCGTCCGCCGACGCGCCGATGGCCGCCGACGTCGACCAGGTCCGACGGATCGTCGCCGACGAGGTCACGGCCTTCGGCGCGGCCCAGCGCGCCGCCCACATCACCCCCACCGTGGTGGCGCTGCGCAGCATGGCCGCCGACGTCGTGGCGGGCGAGATCGCGCGGTTGGACGGCCGATTGCCCGGCCTCGACGCCCGCCACCGTGCCGAGATCACCCAGACCGTCCGGCGTGTCGTGGACAAGCTGCTCCACGCCCCGACCGTCCGGGTCAAGCAGCTCGCGGCCGAGCCCGGCGGAGCCGGGTACGCGGACGCGCTGCGCACCCTGTTCGACCTCGACCCGGAGACGGTGGCCTCCGTCTCCCGGGCCGCAACCAGCACCGAGAAGAACCGAGGGCCGGCATGA